A region from the candidate division WOR-3 bacterium genome encodes:
- a CDS encoding YbaB/EbfC family nucleoid-associated protein, with product MQNFDKIIKQAQIMKSEIDRIQKELASEKFEGESGGGMVKTIVNGTFDLLSVKIEKEILASDDAEMLEDLIVAAFCAAQKKAKIAAQEKMKNVSGPFDFPGVSFN from the coding sequence ATGCAGAATTTTGATAAAATAATAAAACAAGCGCAAATAATGAAATCCGAAATTGACAGGATTCAAAAAGAGCTTGCATCAGAAAAATTTGAGGGAGAATCCGGCGGAGGGATGGTAAAAACCATCGTGAACGGCACTTTTGATCTTCTGTCCGTAAAGATAGAAAAGGAAATCCTCGCTTCCGATGACGCAGAAATGCTTGAAGACCTCATTGTGGCAGCTTTCTGCGCGGCTCAGAAGAAAGCAAAAATTGCCGCGCAGGAAAAAATGAAAAATGTTTCCGGACCCTTCGATTTTCCCGGAGTTTCGTTTAATTGA
- a CDS encoding roadblock/LC7 domain-containing protein, translated as MSYEHIDILEEDFWVLKNITSTLQKTIDARVVVLIDRSGQPIVSCGETEDIDILAFSSLVAADYAATSHLAGLIGENAFATLHHQGIENNIFIQIIENKFILAIIFKSHTPLGRVKVEALRTKENLTDIFQKITKKIEEDKTAAFPTEDVEIDNFLEDFFEDLH; from the coding sequence ATGTCTTATGAACATATAGATATACTTGAAGAAGACTTTTGGGTCTTGAAAAACATTACTTCGACGTTACAGAAGACAATTGACGCCAGAGTGGTTGTTCTGATTGACCGTTCCGGCCAGCCCATTGTGTCGTGCGGTGAAACCGAGGACATTGACATCCTCGCCTTTTCTTCGCTGGTCGCCGCAGATTACGCCGCTACAAGCCACCTCGCGGGACTTATTGGAGAGAACGCTTTCGCCACTCTTCACCACCAGGGCATTGAAAACAACATTTTCATTCAGATAATAGAAAATAAATTCATCCTGGCGATAATATTCAAATCTCACACTCCGTTGGGCAGAGTAAAGGTCGAAGCTCTTAGGACAAAGGAAAATCTTACCGATATTTTCCAAAAAATTACGAAAAAGATTGAAGAAGACAAGACCGCGGCTTTTCCGACTGAAGACGTCGAAATAGACAATTTCCTCGAAGACTTTTTTGAAGATTTACATTAG
- a CDS encoding NTP transferase domain-containing protein, protein MTGIILAGGIGTRLMPLTKVTNKHLLPVFKKPMIFYPIEKIAETGIEELIIVVGDRSSGDFIRLLGNGRDFGLKNIFYIYQEGEGGIAHALGLCENSVRDDKILVVLGDNLFSHNLSDQTEIFSRQSNGARILLKKVNDPERFGVPEIIDGKIVGITEKPSSPKSSYAVTGIYMYHRDVFDVIRRLKPSERGEIEITEVNNSYIENHTLSFGFLEGWWTDAGTFDSYSRAWDFVRKGILEQ, encoded by the coding sequence ATGACAGGCATCATCCTCGCCGGAGGCATAGGAACAAGGCTTATGCCGCTGACTAAAGTGACAAACAAGCATCTGTTGCCTGTTTTCAAGAAACCCATGATTTTTTATCCCATAGAAAAAATTGCCGAAACCGGAATTGAAGAACTTATCATCGTAGTCGGCGACAGGTCCTCCGGCGACTTCATAAGACTTCTCGGAAACGGCAGGGATTTCGGTTTAAAAAATATTTTTTACATTTATCAGGAAGGAGAAGGCGGCATTGCCCATGCTCTCGGTCTTTGCGAAAATTCGGTCCGGGACGATAAAATACTGGTCGTTCTGGGCGACAATTTGTTTTCCCACAACCTGTCCGATCAAACTGAAATATTCTCGCGGCAGTCAAATGGAGCCCGAATACTGCTTAAAAAAGTCAATGATCCTGAAAGGTTCGGAGTCCCGGAAATTATTGACGGAAAAATAGTGGGAATTACGGAAAAACCGAGTTCCCCCAAATCTTCCTACGCCGTTACAGGAATTTACATGTACCACAGAGATGTTTTCGACGTCATAAGGCGCTTGAAACCTTCTGAAAGAGGCGAAATAGAGATAACCGAAGTAAACAACTCCTACATCGAAAATCATACTTTGTCTTTCGGATTTCTTGAAGGCTGGTGGACTGACGCAGGGACTTTCGATTCGTACTCGCGGGCGTGGGATTTCGTCAGAAAAGGAATCCTGGAACAGTGA
- a CDS encoding response regulator has translation MPEKHSIIIVDDEKSITELLKEILISSGYDVEISNDSEEAFQMIKDRPFDVVLTDLKMPKMSGIELIESALQVREKIIPIVMTGYGTIESAVEAMKKGAVGYIPKPFRAKNIISVIQKELEARDLRNENTYLKKIIAVNDFFDSLSCEVKIENAFKGVLDTCRYILPVEKLLFFIKPSPEQNDIVLVKGEGFDEKETSGYEETAREAISSNQAYMHKITKNEKLFVLTMMSRNEINGVILMALPPDFVISDEDLRILRLLANRVSISIENTWLIKGIADSLRNPPQYQMPTVEYAKTTLVSEIASIISHEISNPLSALQIAIDYIGNLNIVSEKEKFDQAFSCITEGVGKISEIVTNLRSISASNKLMYSSVNLNDLIKDAINILGNYAGKKKVKIETFLDKKNTEIQADKDQIRQVILNILINSIEAVDTETGTIKITTKSDAEDKCVYMIFEDNGIGISKENLERVFDPFFSQNESPEKKAGLGLALAKKVIGRHQGSIKAESEHKTGTRFTVKLYRDLENI, from the coding sequence ATGCCTGAAAAGCACTCTATAATTATTGTCGACGACGAAAAGTCGATAACCGAACTCCTCAAGGAGATACTTATTTCCAGCGGTTACGACGTCGAAATATCAAACGATTCTGAAGAAGCTTTTCAGATGATAAAAGACAGACCTTTCGACGTCGTTCTCACCGACCTCAAAATGCCGAAAATGAGCGGTATAGAACTCATTGAAAGTGCGCTGCAGGTCAGAGAAAAGATTATCCCAATAGTAATGACCGGTTACGGGACTATTGAATCAGCCGTTGAAGCCATGAAAAAAGGAGCGGTCGGATATATTCCGAAACCTTTCAGAGCAAAAAACATTATTTCAGTGATTCAAAAAGAACTTGAGGCGAGGGATTTGAGAAATGAAAACACGTATTTGAAAAAAATAATCGCCGTCAATGACTTTTTTGATTCGCTTTCCTGCGAAGTTAAAATCGAGAATGCCTTCAAGGGCGTTCTGGATACTTGCAGGTACATATTACCGGTCGAAAAACTGCTGTTTTTCATAAAACCTTCGCCTGAACAGAATGACATCGTATTGGTCAAAGGAGAAGGCTTTGATGAAAAAGAAACTTCCGGTTATGAAGAAACAGCCAGGGAAGCGATATCCAGTAACCAAGCTTACATGCATAAAATAACAAAAAATGAAAAATTGTTTGTTCTCACAATGATGAGCAGAAACGAAATTAACGGCGTGATACTGATGGCGCTGCCGCCGGATTTCGTAATATCCGATGAAGATTTGAGAATTCTCAGACTGCTGGCCAACAGAGTGTCAATATCTATTGAAAATACTTGGCTGATCAAAGGCATTGCGGACTCTTTAAGAAATCCTCCTCAATATCAAATGCCGACTGTCGAATATGCGAAAACTACTCTCGTATCCGAGATAGCTTCTATAATTTCACACGAGATCTCTAACCCGTTGAGCGCTTTGCAGATCGCGATAGATTATATAGGCAACTTGAACATCGTGTCCGAAAAAGAGAAATTCGATCAGGCTTTTTCGTGCATCACTGAAGGTGTCGGAAAGATTTCGGAAATTGTCACCAACTTGCGGTCTATTTCCGCTAGCAACAAACTCATGTATTCTTCCGTGAACTTGAACGACTTGATAAAAGATGCCATAAATATCCTGGGCAATTACGCGGGTAAGAAAAAAGTAAAAATCGAGACTTTTCTGGATAAAAAAAACACTGAAATTCAGGCTGATAAAGATCAGATCCGGCAGGTTATACTTAACATTCTCATCAATTCGATAGAAGCAGTTGATACGGAAACGGGAACCATAAAGATTACAACGAAATCGGACGCAGAAGACAAATGCGTTTACATGATTTTTGAAGACAACGGAATCGGCATCAGTAAAGAAAATCTTGAGAGAGTGTTTGATCCTTTTTTTTCACAGAACGAAAGTCCCGAAAAAAAAGCAGGACTCGGTTTGGCTCTTGCAAAGAAGGTAATCGGAAGGCATCAGGGGTCTATAAAAGCCGAGAGTGAGCATAAAACGGGAACCAGATTCACTGTGAAACTTTACAGAGACCTCGAGAATATTTAA
- a CDS encoding diacylglycerol kinase has protein sequence MAETEIGKSFFDALRGMKIAFKTQKHIHLHIFIFFLALYSIVFGGAGLKNSLALLAVATMVITAELINSSIEILCDFISPGQNEFIKNAKDLSAGAVLCATFSSIVFSYMILADSVMVSISRFSDYIVKTPLFFLVMSVFLFSIIVSIYYKRYYGKFSFPLEKTTFGLALLIAFLSLYSISVTFIFFLLIGGIILIEALLRNHPCDKVYFTGILAIITAFFCYRISSQINLYISNECALAFIIGLSPSLGSCYLASLGSSLTCSEVSILGEFLCLVFFVFWGVRFKNSFGKNLTNHKSSPLSRFYLLGLFVVSASPLPFSSAVVSASYAVAFSCPKKYSIPVSSAGFCLKYFLVFISFPPYGRIGA, from the coding sequence ATGGCTGAAACAGAAATCGGAAAATCATTCTTTGACGCCCTCAGGGGCATGAAGATAGCTTTTAAAACTCAAAAACACATTCATTTGCACATTTTCATTTTTTTCCTGGCTCTTTACTCGATAGTTTTCGGCGGGGCAGGTCTGAAAAATTCATTGGCACTGCTCGCGGTAGCTACAATGGTGATAACGGCAGAACTGATTAATTCTTCAATTGAGATTCTCTGCGATTTCATATCTCCCGGTCAAAACGAATTTATAAAAAATGCCAAAGATTTATCAGCGGGAGCGGTTCTTTGCGCGACATTTTCTTCAATAGTTTTTTCGTACATGATTTTAGCCGACTCAGTAATGGTTTCAATCTCCCGCTTTTCTGATTACATTGTGAAAACCCCACTTTTTTTTCTGGTTATGTCAGTTTTCCTTTTTTCAATTATCGTCTCGATTTATTACAAAAGATACTACGGAAAATTTTCATTTCCCCTGGAAAAAACCACTTTCGGGTTAGCTCTGCTGATTGCTTTTCTTTCTCTTTACAGCATTTCCGTGACTTTCATCTTTTTCCTTCTCATCGGCGGCATAATTCTCATAGAAGCTCTTCTGAGAAACCATCCCTGCGACAAAGTATATTTCACGGGAATTCTTGCAATCATCACAGCCTTTTTCTGCTATCGAATTTCATCCCAGATTAACCTTTATATATCGAATGAGTGCGCACTTGCATTTATAATAGGACTGTCGCCGTCTTTGGGATCATGTTACTTAGCTTCTCTCGGCTCTTCATTAACGTGTTCTGAAGTTTCAATCCTCGGTGAGTTTTTGTGTCTTGTTTTTTTTGTATTTTGGGGCGTCAGATTCAAAAATTCATTCGGAAAAAATCTGACTAATCATAAATCTTCACCTTTGAGCAGGTTTTATCTTCTTGGCCTTTTCGTCGTGTCAGCCTCTCCCCTCCCCTTTTCTTCAGCCGTTGTTTCTGCATCTTATGCCGTCGCTTTTTCATGCCCAAAAAAATATTCTATTCCCGTATCTTCAGCCGGATTTTGCCTGAAGTATTTCCTGGTATTTATCTCTTTTCCACCCTACGGAAGGATAGGAGCGTAA
- a CDS encoding GTPase domain-containing protein, protein MSVINYASREINCKIVYYGPGLGGKTTNLKKIYEKVNPSHRGELISLATDMDRTLFFDFVPVDLGNIRGFKTRFHLYTVPGQVYYNASRKLILRGVDGVIFVADSQIERLEDNIESIRNLIENLKEYNLKLGETPFVIQYNKRDLPNIAPLNQLEKLLNPLKVPSFEAVASEGVGVFSTLKEISKLVLKRLSQ, encoded by the coding sequence TTGTCAGTTATTAACTACGCGTCAAGAGAGATAAACTGCAAGATAGTTTATTACGGACCAGGCCTCGGTGGCAAAACGACAAACCTGAAGAAGATATACGAAAAAGTGAATCCAAGCCACAGAGGAGAGTTGATATCTTTGGCCACAGACATGGACAGGACGTTATTTTTCGATTTTGTGCCGGTTGATCTCGGTAACATCAGGGGATTCAAAACCCGTTTTCACCTCTACACTGTTCCCGGACAAGTCTATTATAACGCTTCAAGAAAACTTATTTTGCGCGGCGTTGACGGTGTTATTTTTGTCGCAGATTCCCAGATAGAAAGACTCGAGGACAACATTGAGAGCATCAGAAATTTGATTGAAAACCTGAAAGAATACAACCTAAAACTCGGTGAAACCCCTTTTGTCATTCAATACAACAAACGCGATTTGCCGAACATAGCGCCATTGAATCAACTTGAAAAACTCTTAAATCCGTTGAAAGTTCCTTCTTTTGAAGCTGTCGCCAGCGAAGGTGTAGGAGTTTTCTCCACTTTGAAAGAAATTTCAAAGCTCGTTCTCAAAAGACTCTCCCAATAA
- a CDS encoding NAD-dependent epimerase/dehydratase family protein, with the protein MTYLITGGAGFIGSHLTEKLLDLGHEVICLDNLSTGHRMNVEKFKNARFRFIEADVTTPIKFDGKIDVLFHFASPASPPDYFRLPVETLLAGSQGTYNALNLALENDAVFFLSSTSEIYGDPTISPQKEDLCGNVNPIWPRSVYEVSKRFAESITMTYHRKTGLKTRIVRIFNTYGPNMRIDDGRSIPNFIKFALSGEDITIYGDGRQTRSFCYIDDVTQAFILLSQTDYNYPLNIGNPEEISILDLARTIIDITGSKSDISFQNPLDDDPKIRKPDISMAQKILGWQPNVCLKEGLEKTVAAFKKKLRG; encoded by the coding sequence ATGACTTATCTCATCACCGGCGGCGCGGGATTCATAGGATCTCACCTCACCGAAAAACTTCTCGATCTCGGCCACGAAGTTATTTGCCTGGACAATCTCTCGACCGGACACAGGATGAACGTGGAAAAATTCAAAAATGCCCGGTTCAGGTTCATTGAGGCAGATGTGACAACGCCCATAAAATTCGACGGGAAAATCGACGTGTTATTCCATTTCGCCTCTCCGGCCAGTCCACCGGATTATTTCAGGCTTCCGGTGGAAACACTTTTAGCCGGATCGCAGGGCACATACAACGCTCTGAACCTTGCTCTGGAAAACGACGCGGTGTTTTTCCTTTCTTCGACTTCGGAAATTTATGGCGATCCGACAATTTCTCCCCAGAAAGAAGATCTGTGCGGGAACGTAAATCCCATCTGGCCGAGAAGCGTGTATGAAGTTTCAAAACGCTTTGCAGAATCCATAACCATGACATATCACCGGAAAACCGGCTTAAAAACCCGCATCGTAAGAATATTCAACACATACGGTCCAAACATGAGAATCGATGACGGAAGATCAATACCTAATTTCATTAAATTCGCCTTGTCGGGAGAAGACATAACTATTTACGGCGACGGCAGACAGACGAGAAGTTTCTGTTACATAGACGATGTCACACAGGCGTTCATTCTTCTTTCACAGACAGACTACAATTACCCTTTAAACATAGGCAATCCTGAAGAGATATCAATATTGGATCTGGCGAGAACAATAATTGATATCACCGGATCAAAATCCGATATTTCTTTTCAAAACCCTCTCGATGACGATCCCAAAATAAGAAAACCTGACATTTCGATGGCGCAAAAGATACTGGGATGGCAACCAAATGTTTGCCTGAAAGAAGGATTGGAAAAAACAGTGGCCGCTTTTAAAAAAAAGCTCAGAGGATGA
- the rfbD gene encoding dTDP-4-dehydrorhamnose reductase, which translates to MKTILLTGGAGVIASELSKHLSGYRVISPGKNELDVARAASVNSFFRNTRADMIVHSAALTDVDYCQNNPQEAMRVNLIGTENLFPYAENKRFLFFSTDYVFDGKSERPYTETDKPNPISVYGKSKYAAEKAVNAALSDFVIVRTSWLLSNSGGFLKKISNLYAQKNELFVVNDIKGSPTVIDYLCLATIGLLESSFSGTVNVANSGEATWYEVAKEYFSLINADPGRVKKAVSPTFSEKAPRPKYSVLDCSLLSSLIECKPPGWKTSLKKHLSGKNVN; encoded by the coding sequence GTGAAAACAATCCTCCTAACAGGAGGCGCGGGAGTAATCGCTTCCGAACTTTCTAAACATCTGAGCGGATACAGAGTTATTTCCCCCGGTAAAAATGAACTCGACGTCGCCAGGGCGGCTTCTGTCAACAGTTTTTTCAGAAATACACGCGCAGACATGATTGTTCATTCCGCCGCGCTAACAGACGTTGATTACTGCCAGAACAATCCCCAGGAAGCCATGAGAGTCAACCTCATCGGCACGGAGAATCTCTTTCCTTACGCCGAAAACAAAAGGTTTCTGTTCTTCAGCACAGACTACGTTTTTGACGGCAAATCGGAAAGACCCTACACGGAGACCGACAAACCCAATCCGATTTCTGTTTACGGCAAATCAAAATATGCCGCCGAAAAGGCAGTAAATGCGGCCCTGTCGGATTTCGTAATAGTGAGGACTTCCTGGCTTCTCTCCAACTCGGGTGGATTTTTAAAAAAAATATCCAACCTATACGCGCAGAAAAACGAGCTGTTCGTTGTCAATGACATTAAAGGGTCTCCCACGGTCATCGACTACCTCTGTCTTGCAACGATCGGGCTCCTCGAAAGTTCATTCAGCGGCACAGTAAACGTAGCAAATTCAGGAGAAGCGACGTGGTACGAAGTTGCGAAAGAGTATTTTTCTCTGATCAATGCAGATCCCGGACGAGTCAAAAAAGCCGTATCTCCGACTTTTTCAGAAAAAGCTCCCAGGCCGAAATATTCAGTTCTCGACTGTTCCCTGCTTTCATCATTGATTGAATGCAAGCCTCCCGGATGGAAAACTTCACTCAAAAAACACTTGTCGGGAAAAAATGTAAATTAA
- a CDS encoding amidohydrolase codes for MPFTENISENYLLTGDYIMTTPDGDCIENGSVVVSGDKIIDLGKRAEMTENYPTFSEFKEKDSIIFPGLINAHTHIAMTLFRGIAEDLPLEKWLNESIFPREKTLSEDMVYYGSLLGCSEMIRSGTTAFCDMYIFEESVARACEISGLRSLLGEGLFDFPSPSYGVLEDGIMKTAELIEKYMLSEKIRFSASPHSVYTCSIENVKRIKDLARKKKSKFQIHAAETREENENSIKNNGLSVVQLLDREGILDRDTLLFHCVWINEKDADIIAGTGATPVICSTSNLKLGSGIPPLPMLLDRSIHFCLGTDGPASNNSLDMIGEMKISALIQKGVNMNPEICPAEAVFRASTLNGAEALGFDKSGIVAPSMKADLIVLDINESNSLPLYSPLHHILYSASSKDVRDCIVGGKFLMKNKKVISVDLETVKKEISKIKDFFSKKYSLALAK; via the coding sequence ATGCCTTTTACTGAAAACATTTCAGAGAATTATTTACTGACCGGCGATTATATCATGACGACCCCCGACGGAGACTGCATTGAAAACGGATCGGTCGTCGTTTCCGGCGATAAAATAATTGATTTGGGCAAAAGAGCAGAGATGACAGAAAACTATCCCACATTCTCTGAATTCAAAGAAAAAGATTCGATAATCTTTCCTGGTTTGATTAACGCCCACACTCACATAGCGATGACATTATTCAGAGGCATAGCCGAAGACCTGCCCCTGGAAAAATGGCTCAATGAAAGTATCTTTCCGAGGGAAAAAACGCTCTCAGAGGACATGGTATACTACGGATCGCTGCTCGGGTGTTCCGAGATGATAAGAAGCGGAACTACAGCTTTTTGCGATATGTACATTTTTGAAGAATCCGTTGCAAGGGCCTGCGAAATATCAGGTTTGAGATCTCTCCTCGGAGAAGGCCTGTTTGACTTTCCGTCACCTTCATACGGTGTTCTGGAAGACGGCATAATGAAAACCGCCGAACTGATTGAAAAATACATGTTATCTGAAAAAATAAGATTTTCAGCTTCCCCACACTCAGTATATACATGCTCGATTGAAAACGTGAAAAGAATCAAAGATTTAGCTCGTAAAAAAAAATCCAAATTCCAGATCCACGCCGCCGAGACCAGGGAAGAAAATGAAAATTCAATAAAAAATAACGGGCTGTCCGTCGTACAACTCCTCGACAGGGAAGGAATATTGGACAGGGACACACTCCTTTTTCACTGCGTATGGATAAACGAGAAAGACGCTGACATAATAGCCGGGACCGGCGCGACACCGGTAATCTGTTCGACTAGCAATCTCAAGCTTGGATCCGGTATACCGCCTTTGCCAATGCTGCTTGACAGATCAATTCATTTTTGCCTGGGAACAGACGGACCAGCAAGCAACAACAGCCTGGACATGATAGGGGAAATGAAAATTTCAGCGCTCATTCAAAAAGGAGTCAACATGAATCCCGAAATCTGCCCTGCCGAAGCTGTTTTCAGGGCGTCCACTTTAAACGGTGCGGAAGCCCTCGGTTTTGATAAATCCGGGATCGTTGCCCCTTCAATGAAAGCGGATCTGATAGTTCTGGATATAAACGAATCAAACTCATTGCCTCTTTACAGTCCTTTGCATCACATTCTATATTCTGCTTCCTCAAAAGACGTCAGAGACTGCATCGTCGGGGGGAAATTCCTGATGAAAAATAAAAAAGTCATTTCCGTTGATTTGGAAACCGTAAAAAAAGAGATTTCAAAGATAAAAGACTTTTTTTCAAAAAAGTATTCCCTCGCTCTTGCGAAATGA
- a CDS encoding glutamate--tRNA ligase, protein METVRVRFAPSPTGFPHVGNIRTALFDYLFARKNGGKFILRIEDTDRERLVEGSVEAIEKALAWLDIKPDEGFGTGGDLGPYCQSERLHLYEKTASEMIENGLAYVCDCSAERLDKIRNVMREAKENPMYDRHCRERNLPFDGIKALKEKERVVRFATPLTGVTSYEDFLRGSVSFQNDTIDDMIILKKDGFPTYNFANVVDDHYMLISHVLRGDEFISSTPKHVLLYKAMNWKEPVFVHLPVILGSDKKRLSKRHGSVYVGDYEKLGILPEAMFNFLALLGWSPGNNEEILERDEIVSKFSLEGLSKSPAVFDIKKLEWINSVYVSKMTGEEIYKKAISFLDENGLETRNFDEKYSTAVFELLKTRLPKISDAVERAGYFFRDPDEYEAEAWEKSVKSIAGIEKYLTALSGKIARGKTDSKEDFETSLRETAKEFGVKNSVLIHALRVCLTGMSAGPGLFEICEILGKATVLKRLQKAVDEITVQKK, encoded by the coding sequence ATGGAAACAGTCAGGGTCCGCTTCGCGCCTTCCCCGACCGGCTTTCCTCACGTCGGTAACATAAGAACCGCCCTGTTCGATTATCTTTTTGCCAGGAAAAACGGAGGTAAATTCATACTGAGGATAGAGGACACAGACAGAGAAAGACTAGTAGAAGGATCTGTTGAAGCCATTGAAAAAGCCCTCGCCTGGCTGGATATAAAACCGGACGAGGGTTTCGGAACGGGTGGAGATCTCGGACCCTACTGTCAGTCCGAACGCCTCCACCTGTATGAAAAAACCGCCTCTGAAATGATAGAAAACGGACTCGCTTATGTCTGTGACTGTTCCGCAGAGCGTCTTGACAAGATAAGAAACGTCATGCGAGAAGCTAAGGAAAATCCCATGTACGACAGGCATTGCCGTGAAAGAAACCTGCCTTTCGACGGTATAAAGGCGCTTAAAGAAAAAGAAAGGGTTGTCAGGTTCGCGACTCCCTTGACAGGAGTGACTTCTTACGAAGATTTTCTAAGAGGTTCGGTAAGTTTTCAGAACGATACAATCGACGACATGATCATTTTGAAAAAAGACGGATTTCCTACATATAATTTCGCAAACGTCGTTGACGATCATTACATGCTGATATCTCACGTGTTACGAGGCGACGAATTCATTTCATCTACCCCGAAACACGTGCTTTTATACAAAGCAATGAATTGGAAAGAACCTGTGTTTGTCCACCTGCCTGTGATATTGGGCTCCGACAAAAAGAGACTTTCAAAAAGACACGGCTCGGTTTATGTAGGTGATTACGAAAAATTAGGCATACTTCCTGAAGCCATGTTCAATTTCCTCGCGTTACTCGGGTGGTCTCCCGGAAACAACGAAGAGATACTTGAAAGAGATGAAATCGTATCGAAATTTTCGCTGGAGGGGCTTTCGAAAAGCCCCGCGGTGTTCGATATAAAAAAATTGGAGTGGATTAATTCAGTCTATGTTTCAAAAATGACCGGAGAAGAAATCTACAAAAAAGCGATAAGTTTTCTCGATGAAAACGGATTGGAGACTCGAAATTTTGACGAGAAGTATTCGACCGCAGTTTTCGAGCTTTTAAAGACAAGATTGCCAAAGATTTCCGATGCTGTTGAAAGAGCGGGGTATTTTTTCAGGGATCCTGATGAATATGAAGCAGAAGCGTGGGAAAAATCGGTCAAAAGCATTGCGGGAATTGAAAAGTATCTTACGGCTCTTTCAGGGAAGATTGCCCGGGGGAAAACTGACTCGAAAGAAGACTTTGAAACCTCTCTTAGAGAAACCGCAAAAGAATTCGGTGTTAAAAACAGCGTGTTGATCCATGCTCTTAGAGTTTGCCTTACTGGTATGTCAGCCGGACCCGGTCTTTTTGAAATATGCGAAATTCTCGGAAAAGCCACGGTCCTGAAAAGACTTCAAAAAGCCGTTGATGAAATTACAGTTCAAAAAAAATAA
- the recR gene encoding recombination protein RecR translates to MITLPKHLNDIIDILASFPGLGRKSSRRILFHVLAEGPHVAARLADSLKEMHEKTYFCRNCGCISDSEKCSVCSDASRNKSILCVVENFIDQIVLESTNFYDGQYHVLGGVLSPLDGMGPEKLSIDKLVARIGGNEIREVIIATNPTPEGNATALYIAELISDFNVKITRLGRGIPVGGDIDLLDLETIRLSLEGRIEIKKQVD, encoded by the coding sequence TTGATCACTCTTCCGAAGCATTTAAACGATATTATAGATATATTAGCATCTTTTCCTGGACTGGGCCGAAAAAGCTCACGCCGCATTCTTTTTCACGTTCTCGCCGAAGGTCCGCATGTTGCGGCACGCCTGGCTGACTCCCTGAAGGAAATGCACGAAAAGACATATTTTTGCCGAAATTGCGGATGTATTTCGGATTCCGAAAAGTGCTCTGTTTGCAGCGACGCATCGAGGAATAAATCGATACTGTGCGTCGTGGAAAACTTCATCGATCAGATAGTTCTTGAAAGCACGAATTTCTACGACGGACAATACCATGTTCTAGGAGGAGTTCTTTCTCCTCTTGACGGAATGGGTCCTGAAAAACTCAGCATTGATAAACTTGTCGCCAGAATCGGCGGCAATGAAATACGAGAGGTAATAATTGCCACAAATCCCACTCCGGAAGGCAACGCCACTGCTCTGTACATCGCTGAACTGATTTCGGATTTTAACGTCAAAATAACAAGACTTGGAAGGGGCATCCCTGTGGGCGGAGACATCGATCTTCTCGATTTGGAAACCATCAGACTTTCGCTTGAAGGCAGAATTGAAATCAAAAAACAGGTTGACTAA